The nucleotide sequence AGTCATAGGTCCAGCGATGGTACGGGCACACGAGCATGGCAGAACTGCCCTTCTCTTCGGTGCAAATGCGATGGCCACGGTGCTTACAGCTGTTGTGATAGGCCTTAATCACACCGGCTTTGGTGCGCACAATGACAATTGGATAGTCGCCCAACTGCATCGTAATAAAGCTACCCGGCTTGGGCAACTCAAAGGTATGACCGGCAAAAACCCAGGTCGCATACCAAATGTGTTTCAGGTCGTCTTGGTAAACCTCGTCGCTTAAATAGACATCGCGAGGCATAGCCCATCGCGGCTTTCGTTGTTGAATTAAGCCTAGTGTGGACGTTGTTGTCATCGTTGTTTCCTCAACAATGGGGCTGTGCGAATCCGCCCTATTTAGGGGGCGGCGCTTTGCGGAACCATGGCCAACATAATGTCGTGCATATCAAATACGCCGATCGGGTGCTGGTTGTCCAAGACCACAAAATTCTTTGAGGTATCACCCTGGACCGACGCAATGATGCTTTCCAAATTGGCATCGGCGTCGACGCTAATCGCATCGGACCGCGTTTGATCAGGTAACACTTTCATAATCGAACGCGCACGCAGAACGCGGGCACGGTTGATATCGGCCACAAATTGCTCGATGTAAGGGTCGGTCGGGTTCAGGATGATCGACTGCGGTTCGCCCTGCTGGACCACATACCCATCATTCAAAATCACCAAATGGTCAGCCAATTTCAGCGCCTCATCCAAATCGTGGGTAATGAAAATAATGGTCTTGTGCAGCTCGCGCTGCAATTCCAGCAGCAAATCCTGCATTTGCGAACGAATAATCGGATCCAGCGCCGAAAACGCCTCGTCCAGCAACATCACATCGCTGTGGGCGCACAGTGCACGGGCAATACCCACGCGCTGCTGCATACCGCCGGACAGCTGGTGCGGGTAGGAATCACCAAAGCCTTCCAATCCCAATCGTGCCAGCCATTTTTCAGCCTCGGCTTTTTGCTCGGCTTCTGGCTCGCCACGCACATCCATCGCCAAAGCGGCGTTATCCGACACGGTGCGATGGGGGAACAAGGCGAACTTTTGAAACACCATCGACATGCGCTTGCGACGCAAGTCC is from Litorivicinus lipolyticus and encodes:
- a CDS encoding quaternary amine ABC transporter ATP-binding protein, whose product is MSTKNVKVSVKNLYKIFGDQPEQMMKLVDQGMSKAELLETHGHVLGLNNINVDMNEGEITVIMGLSGSGKSTLIRHLNRLIEPTAGEVLLDGQDILKFDATDMQDLRRKRMSMVFQKFALFPHRTVSDNAALAMDVRGEPEAEQKAEAEKWLARLGLEGFGDSYPHQLSGGMQQRVGIARALCAHSDVMLLDEAFSALDPIIRSQMQDLLLELQRELHKTIIFITHDLDEALKLADHLVILNDGYVVQQGEPQSIILNPTDPYIEQFVADINRARVLRARSIMKVLPDQTRSDAISVDADANLESIIASVQGDTSKNFVVLDNQHPIGVFDMHDIMLAMVPQSAAP